One genomic region from Evansella sp. LMS18 encodes:
- a CDS encoding DUF368 domain-containing protein, giving the protein MEWRNLYRGAMMGTSDLIPGVSGGTIAVLLGIYDQFIGAISGIFSKDWKRHLLFLIPLGMGMVLAIFSLSNLIEWLLTYHFEPTQFFFLGLIIGIIPLLVRNARLKETFTVKHYAALIAAALLVGSMGLLPAEESSALIELTSFSAAAGLFFSGWLASMSMLLPGISGSFVLLLLGVYRTAINALATLNFPVILTIGAGVAIGFIVSSKLIKFLLQNYPVMVYAVIIGLVAGSTVVVYPGITSMAALFPSIITFIGGAATALLLGGKN; this is encoded by the coding sequence GTGGAATGGAGAAATTTATACCGCGGAGCAATGATGGGGACCAGCGATCTCATACCTGGTGTCAGCGGGGGGACCATAGCGGTTTTGCTTGGAATATACGATCAGTTTATAGGAGCGATTAGCGGGATATTCAGTAAAGACTGGAAAAGGCATCTGCTTTTCCTTATCCCATTGGGAATGGGAATGGTCCTGGCAATATTCTCGCTGAGTAACCTGATAGAATGGCTTCTTACATATCATTTTGAACCGACACAATTTTTCTTTTTGGGACTTATTATAGGAATCATTCCATTACTCGTCCGGAACGCCCGTTTAAAAGAAACATTTACTGTAAAACATTATGCCGCCCTGATAGCCGCTGCACTCCTCGTAGGCAGCATGGGGCTCCTTCCCGCAGAGGAATCCTCGGCTCTGATTGAGTTAACATCATTTTCAGCAGCAGCAGGGCTGTTCTTTTCAGGCTGGCTGGCAAGCATGTCCATGCTTCTTCCCGGGATCAGCGGTTCTTTTGTTCTTCTGCTGCTCGGTGTATACCGGACTGCAATAAACGCATTGGCTACTCTCAATTTCCCTGTCATTTTGACTATCGGGGCAGGAGTTGCTATAGGATTTATCGTCAGCAGTAAATTGATTAAATTCCTGCTTCAGAATTATCCTGTGATGGTGTATGCGGTGATTATTGGGCTTGTGGCAGGGTCAACTGTCGTGGTTTATCCGGGAATTACAAGTATGGCTGCTCTGTTTCCCAGCATCATTACTTTTATTGGAGGCGCAGCTACAGCGCTGCTCCTTGGCGGTAAAAATTAA
- a CDS encoding post-transcriptional regulator — MEKEKIQVWKEEIEPVLNSKAEELQMLGYENVSPEDVWECFTAKLPRIEVPEEVRPHWIVAEVFRLRAHDYMNWLTVAAYKGPDWFKDDEPVDGRLSTRKNS; from the coding sequence ATGGAAAAAGAAAAAATACAGGTATGGAAAGAGGAAATTGAGCCGGTTTTAAATAGTAAAGCGGAAGAATTACAAATGCTGGGCTATGAGAATGTGTCTCCGGAAGATGTCTGGGAATGCTTCACTGCGAAACTTCCGAGAATTGAAGTCCCGGAAGAGGTCAGGCCGCACTGGATTGTAGCTGAAGTATTCAGGCTTAGAGCCCATGATTATATGAACTGGCTGACTGTTGCTGCATATAAGGGGCCGGATTGGTTTAAAGACGATGAGCCGGTTGATGGCCGTCTTAGTACTCGTAAAAATAGTTAG
- the secD gene encoding protein translocase subunit SecD: MKKKRGVKKGYIAAFFVIVAAFAALIASNVLDHAEEISLGLDLQGGFEVLYEVHPIDEGQQMDRELLTDTVAALNARINVLGVSEPNVTIEGDDRVRVQLAGVTDQQAARELLATEARLSFRDVDDNLMLDGSDLVEGGARQSFHPDTNQPIVTVTLEDANLMGDVSQEIMQNPDNRMAIWLDYDEEDSFYEEIQKEDSKIVSAPTVRSVLRTTDIMIEGNFTVESAQQLAGVLNAGALPVELEELSANAVGASLGERAMDQAIYAGFIGIGLIFAYMIFYYRFMGLVALVTLSIYIYLVLVVFNWMNAVLTLPGIAALILGVGMAVDANIITFERIKDELRSGKSTMSAFRAGSRRSLSTILDANITTILAAAVLFYFGTSAVQGFAVMLIVSILTSFLTAVFGSRLLLGLWVNSRVLNQKPRMFGVKEREISEL, encoded by the coding sequence ATGAAGAAAAAGAGAGGGGTCAAAAAAGGGTATATTGCCGCATTTTTTGTGATTGTGGCTGCGTTTGCTGCGTTAATAGCTTCAAATGTCCTTGACCATGCGGAAGAAATTAGCTTAGGTCTTGATTTACAGGGAGGATTTGAGGTCCTTTACGAAGTGCACCCTATTGATGAAGGGCAGCAGATGGACCGGGAATTGCTCACTGATACAGTTGCGGCCCTGAATGCCCGGATTAACGTCCTTGGTGTATCGGAGCCGAACGTAACTATTGAGGGGGACGACCGGGTACGTGTCCAGCTTGCGGGTGTTACAGACCAGCAGGCCGCCCGGGAACTGCTTGCAACTGAAGCACGATTATCGTTCCGTGATGTAGACGATAACTTAATGCTTGACGGGTCGGACCTTGTGGAAGGCGGGGCGAGACAAAGCTTCCATCCGGACACGAACCAGCCGATTGTTACAGTTACTCTTGAAGATGCAAATCTTATGGGTGATGTCAGCCAGGAGATAATGCAGAATCCGGATAACCGTATGGCTATCTGGCTTGACTACGATGAAGAGGATTCTTTTTACGAAGAAATCCAGAAAGAAGATTCAAAAATAGTTTCTGCCCCTACGGTCAGAAGTGTTCTTCGTACAACTGATATTATGATTGAAGGTAATTTCACTGTGGAATCTGCTCAGCAGCTTGCAGGAGTTTTAAATGCCGGAGCACTTCCTGTTGAACTTGAGGAGCTTTCTGCTAACGCAGTAGGTGCTTCGCTCGGTGAGAGGGCGATGGACCAGGCAATCTATGCAGGCTTCATTGGGATAGGCCTGATATTTGCTTATATGATTTTTTACTACAGGTTTATGGGGCTTGTCGCTCTTGTTACTTTAAGTATATATATTTACCTGGTGCTTGTTGTATTCAACTGGATGAATGCTGTTCTTACGCTTCCAGGTATAGCGGCGTTAATCCTTGGAGTGGGGATGGCAGTTGACGCCAATATTATTACTTTCGAGCGGATAAAGGATGAGCTGAGATCCGGCAAGTCTACTATGAGTGCTTTCCGGGCAGGAAGCCGCCGTTCCTTATCCACTATCCTGGATGCTAATATAACAACCATTCTGGCCGCTGCCGTACTGTTCTATTTTGGTACAAGTGCTGTTCAAGGTTTTGCTGTCATGCTCATTGTTAGTATTCTTACCAGTTTCCTGACTGCAGTATTCGGCTCAAGATTACTTCTCGGACTTTGGGTAAACAGCCGGGTGCTCAACCAGAAACCGCGTATGTTTGGTGTAAAGGAGCGTGAAATCAGTGAACTTTGA
- the secF gene encoding protein translocase subunit SecF, with protein MNFEHENTKIDFVKHRKKFFIFSGLLLMTGVILLVTLGLNLGIDFRSGTTVEVLADETVTAEEIAGEFQELVLEPDDITLAGGTNDIARAAFIGALGQQETLEVQAHFEELYGNTPNVSTVTPIVGEELARNAIISVLIAAVGIIIYVTIRFEFLYGISAIIALFHDALFILTVFAIAQMEVNIPFIAAVLTIIGYSINDTIVTFDRIRENMSYEKRVKTFDDLARVVNKSLVQTLARSINTVLTVVFAAAALFIFGGEAIRTFSFALVVGLVAGTYSSLFIAAQLWMVLKWKQLQRKKKQRTAEPTEA; from the coding sequence GTGAACTTTGAACATGAAAATACAAAAATTGATTTTGTAAAGCACAGAAAGAAGTTTTTCATATTTTCCGGGCTTTTGCTTATGACGGGGGTAATACTCCTGGTGACGCTCGGCCTGAATCTGGGAATTGATTTCCGCAGCGGTACAACGGTTGAAGTTCTTGCGGACGAGACTGTAACTGCCGAAGAAATTGCCGGGGAGTTTCAGGAGCTCGTGCTAGAGCCTGATGACATTACTTTGGCCGGAGGGACAAATGATATTGCGAGAGCTGCATTTATCGGGGCTTTAGGCCAGCAGGAAACGCTGGAAGTCCAGGCCCACTTTGAAGAGCTGTACGGGAATACTCCAAACGTGAGTACCGTTACTCCAATTGTTGGGGAAGAGCTGGCGCGGAACGCTATAATATCTGTTCTTATTGCTGCGGTGGGAATAATAATTTACGTGACAATAAGATTCGAGTTCCTGTATGGTATATCGGCAATCATCGCCTTGTTCCATGATGCTTTGTTTATATTAACGGTTTTTGCCATTGCGCAAATGGAAGTTAATATTCCGTTCATTGCGGCAGTGCTAACGATAATAGGTTATTCTATAAACGATACGATTGTAACCTTTGACAGGATCAGAGAAAATATGAGTTATGAAAAACGGGTCAAAACGTTTGATGACCTGGCGAGAGTGGTTAATAAAAGCCTTGTGCAGACTCTTGCAAGATCTATTAACACGGTGCTTACTGTTGTTTTCGCTGCAGCTGCTTTATTTATCTTCGGCGGTGAAGCAATCAGGACATTCTCTTTCGCTCTCGTAGTGGGGCTTGTAGCTGGTACTTATTCATCTCTGTTTATAGCTGCTCAGCTATGGATGGTGCTGAAATGGAAACAGCTCCAGCGTAAAAAGAAACAGCGGACAGCAGAACCGACAGAAGCATAA
- a CDS encoding nuclease-related domain-containing protein has translation MKPNFIKLRTEPPVLALLKLLRSRFLLPEETNDYYFSKLKGYEGECYLDSLLATLTSNSLILCDLLLEQNNTTFQIDTLLLSQKTIYLFEVKNFEGDYYIKNGDWFRKTTGKAITNPFHQLKRCETLLRSLLHARNIKMAIEPYLVFTNPLFTLYQTPLDLPAFFPGQLNYLLKKLNQAPSELNGSHQQLTQFLLSRHVIDSPYDRLPSYKYEELQKGVTCRMCQSFKVAISKYTTKCSACGHTEENKLCILQAAKDLKLLFPDMVLTVKAIERWCDYLYSRKAIWSVLETNYQLIHKGKNSYYL, from the coding sequence ATGAAGCCAAATTTCATCAAACTCCGTACCGAACCTCCTGTGCTGGCACTCCTTAAACTCCTGCGTTCCCGTTTTCTCCTCCCTGAAGAGACCAACGACTATTATTTCAGCAAATTAAAAGGATATGAAGGCGAATGCTACCTGGACTCCCTGCTGGCAACTTTAACGAGCAACTCTCTCATCCTCTGCGATCTCCTCTTAGAGCAAAATAATACCACTTTCCAGATCGATACCTTGCTGCTTTCTCAGAAGACGATTTACCTTTTTGAAGTGAAAAACTTTGAAGGCGATTATTACATTAAAAATGGCGACTGGTTCAGAAAAACGACAGGCAAGGCAATTACAAATCCGTTTCACCAGTTGAAGCGGTGTGAAACACTTCTTCGCTCGCTGCTTCATGCACGGAATATCAAAATGGCAATTGAACCTTACCTAGTTTTTACAAACCCTCTTTTCACCTTATACCAGACCCCGCTTGATCTGCCTGCTTTTTTCCCGGGACAGTTAAATTATTTGTTGAAAAAACTGAATCAAGCCCCATCTGAATTGAATGGAAGCCATCAGCAGCTGACGCAATTCCTGTTAAGCAGGCATGTAATTGATTCACCATATGATCGCCTCCCTTCGTACAAATATGAGGAGTTGCAAAAAGGCGTTACTTGCAGAATGTGCCAATCGTTTAAGGTTGCAATCAGCAAATACACCACAAAATGCTCCGCTTGCGGTCACACAGAAGAAAATAAATTATGTATACTCCAGGCAGCTAAAGATTTGAAGCTTCTGTTTCCAGATATGGTGCTAACCGTGAAGGCCATAGAGCGCTGGTGTGATTACTTGTATTCGAGGAAAGCCATTTGGAGTGTATTAGAAACCAACTATCAATTAATCCATAAGGGGAAAAATTCATATTACTTATAA
- a CDS encoding cation diffusion facilitator family transporter, producing the protein MLEENRHDERYKKVRFGAWVGIIGNILLAAIKAIVGVIADSRALVADAVHSASDVVGSVAVLIGIRAAKMPPDEDHPYGHGKAETVTAIIVAVLLFIVGLEIAINAGKSFFEPIAVPGTVAIYAVIFSIIVKELMFRYKIHLGKKYRSDALITDAWHHRSDVFSSIAALIGIGASIFGGMADIPWLVYADPLAGLFVAVLIIKMAWKLGSEAIHNTLDHVLHEEDTVEMEKMARGVPGVMAVNELLAREHGHYVIVDIKIAVNPHITVEEGHTIGKQVKKKLMEDDYVQDVRIHINPYSEEESDG; encoded by the coding sequence ATGCTTGAAGAAAACAGACATGATGAACGGTACAAGAAAGTCCGGTTTGGTGCCTGGGTCGGAATCATCGGAAATATTCTGCTGGCGGCAATTAAAGCTATAGTCGGTGTTATCGCAGACAGCCGGGCTCTGGTGGCGGACGCTGTCCACTCAGCTTCAGATGTAGTCGGGTCTGTGGCTGTACTAATAGGCATCAGGGCTGCAAAGATGCCGCCTGATGAAGACCACCCCTACGGCCACGGAAAAGCAGAAACCGTTACCGCGATTATCGTGGCGGTATTATTATTCATCGTTGGTCTGGAAATAGCAATTAATGCCGGTAAATCATTCTTTGAACCCATTGCTGTTCCAGGCACGGTGGCAATATATGCTGTTATCTTTTCGATTATAGTTAAAGAATTGATGTTTCGCTATAAAATCCATTTGGGTAAAAAATACCGAAGTGATGCGTTGATTACAGATGCATGGCATCATCGTTCAGATGTCTTTTCTTCAATCGCTGCTCTTATTGGAATCGGAGCCTCTATCTTTGGGGGGATGGCAGATATTCCATGGCTCGTTTACGCAGATCCCCTTGCCGGATTATTTGTTGCTGTCTTAATTATAAAGATGGCCTGGAAACTTGGCAGTGAAGCGATTCATAATACTCTCGACCACGTTCTTCACGAAGAAGATACTGTTGAGATGGAGAAAATGGCCAGAGGAGTACCTGGTGTTATGGCAGTGAATGAGCTCCTTGCAAGGGAACACGGACACTATGTCATCGTGGATATCAAGATTGCAGTAAATCCACATATAACTGTAGAAGAAGGGCACACAATCGGGAAACAGGTGAAGAAGAAACTGATGGAGGATGATTATGTTCAGGATGTCAGGATTCATATAAATCCTTATTCTGAGGAGGAGAGTGATGGATAA
- a CDS encoding lipopolysaccharide assembly LapA domain-containing protein: MKRQWAIITGIIIVLIIAIFAVINVDPVEVNYLFGRAEWPLVLVIISSVLMGGLITGSAAMYKLHKQKQEIKRLKNRLQSHDENWSEQENENEVASGKEEEEDLPGGRVARKRKKSK, translated from the coding sequence ATGAAACGCCAGTGGGCCATTATTACAGGCATTATTATTGTTTTGATTATTGCTATCTTTGCCGTTATAAATGTTGATCCTGTAGAAGTGAATTATTTATTCGGCCGGGCCGAATGGCCGCTTGTATTAGTAATTATTAGTTCTGTTCTTATGGGTGGCTTAATTACAGGAAGCGCAGCTATGTATAAACTGCATAAACAGAAACAGGAGATAAAACGCCTGAAAAATCGTCTCCAGTCGCATGATGAAAACTGGAGTGAACAAGAAAATGAAAATGAGGTTGCTTCAGGCAAAGAAGAAGAAGAAGATCTTCCAGGGGGAAGGGTTGCCAGAAAAAGAAAGAAATCAAAGTAA
- the recJ gene encoding single-stranded-DNA-specific exonuclease RecJ translates to MLTSKARWKVSETDELKVNYFSEQLGLSKIASRFLVQRGFTEAETAKTFLNIDESCIHSPYLLKDMEKAIERIKEGIRNKEKILIFGDYDADGVTSTSLMFLTLRELGAQVGYYVPNRFTEGYGPNEGAFRQAKEEGVSLIITVDTGISAVYEAEVAKDLGIDLIITDHHEPPPEIPDAYAVINPKQEDCFYPNPNLAGVGVAGKTAHALLGGLPEQYLDLIAIGTIADLVPLTDENRFFASEGIRRLSKVQRPGLKALMDHCGINPQELTEESVGFGIGPRLNAAGRMDSADPAVQLLISEDMLEADELAVMIDDLNKERQKVVADIAEEAERQVEEQGLSSVIIVGNEGWNAGVIGIVASRLTEKYYRPSIVLSIDSETGLAKGSARSIEGFDMFRSLSQCRDWLPHFGGHPMAAGLTMKTEHIQPLQKKMNEIAEATVQPEDWIRSLSVDLPVKLSEVTVEAIKDLQMMAPFGVGNPSPKILLDGVNLSVLKKIGSKKDHLKVTFKESNNMVDGIGFRMGELYDEISPNAKASVVGKLSINEWNGHVKPQVIIEDMKVDEWQLFDLRGLNDPWKQMEHLAPETVLVTMWNKESGEMAKKLPDNWEILQLPEGPEHTVTDLTKKNVLLFDLPGSMEDLKELFQKHGKPGRIYAAFIHDKDHFFEMLPTRDHFKWFYAFLIKRKSFNLQENAESLSAHKGWPVTAVHFICKVFFELGFVTINNGVVELKDNPEKKDLTESASYRRQLEQSDIEDKLFYSSNADLKQLFEGLLEETSFPVSAE, encoded by the coding sequence ATGTTAACATCAAAGGCACGGTGGAAAGTTTCAGAGACTGATGAATTAAAAGTCAACTATTTTTCTGAACAGCTGGGGCTTTCAAAAATAGCCTCCCGTTTTTTAGTGCAGAGAGGTTTTACGGAAGCGGAAACAGCTAAAACTTTTTTGAATATAGACGAATCATGTATCCACAGCCCGTATTTGTTAAAAGATATGGAAAAAGCAATAGAGAGAATTAAAGAAGGCATTAGAAATAAAGAAAAGATACTTATCTTTGGTGATTATGACGCAGATGGAGTAACGAGTACCTCTCTTATGTTTTTAACGCTCAGGGAGCTTGGAGCTCAGGTAGGGTACTACGTTCCGAACCGGTTCACAGAAGGATATGGTCCGAATGAAGGTGCATTCAGGCAGGCGAAAGAAGAGGGAGTTTCTCTTATTATAACGGTGGATACTGGTATTTCAGCAGTATATGAGGCAGAAGTTGCAAAAGATCTGGGAATCGACCTGATTATCACAGACCACCATGAACCTCCTCCAGAGATTCCTGATGCCTATGCAGTCATTAACCCTAAGCAGGAGGATTGCTTCTATCCTAACCCTAACCTCGCTGGTGTGGGAGTTGCCGGAAAGACAGCTCACGCCCTGCTTGGTGGTCTTCCGGAACAATATCTGGATCTGATTGCCATTGGTACCATTGCAGATTTAGTGCCTTTAACGGATGAAAACAGATTTTTTGCCTCCGAAGGTATCAGGAGACTGTCAAAGGTACAGCGCCCAGGTCTGAAAGCACTTATGGACCATTGCGGAATAAATCCTCAGGAATTAACGGAGGAATCTGTCGGCTTTGGTATCGGCCCACGGCTGAACGCTGCAGGGAGAATGGACTCTGCTGATCCGGCAGTACAGCTGTTGATCAGCGAAGATATGCTGGAAGCAGATGAGCTGGCTGTAATGATAGACGATTTAAATAAAGAACGGCAGAAGGTTGTTGCTGATATCGCTGAAGAAGCGGAGCGGCAAGTGGAGGAACAAGGCCTCTCTTCTGTCATTATTGTTGGGAATGAAGGCTGGAACGCAGGCGTTATTGGAATTGTTGCAAGCAGACTGACCGAAAAGTATTACCGGCCGTCTATTGTTCTGAGCATAGACAGTGAAACAGGGCTTGCAAAAGGCTCTGCAAGGAGCATTGAAGGATTTGATATGTTCAGGTCCCTGTCCCAGTGCCGTGATTGGCTCCCACACTTCGGCGGGCACCCAATGGCCGCCGGGTTAACGATGAAAACAGAGCATATACAGCCGCTGCAGAAAAAAATGAATGAAATAGCTGAAGCGACAGTTCAGCCTGAAGACTGGATAAGATCATTATCTGTGGATCTCCCGGTAAAATTATCAGAAGTAACAGTGGAAGCAATAAAAGATTTACAAATGATGGCCCCATTTGGGGTAGGGAACCCCTCACCTAAAATACTTCTCGATGGTGTGAATTTATCGGTTCTGAAAAAAATCGGGTCAAAAAAGGATCACCTTAAGGTAACGTTTAAAGAGAGTAATAACATGGTAGACGGAATCGGTTTCCGCATGGGCGAGCTTTATGATGAAATATCGCCTAATGCTAAGGCCTCTGTTGTCGGGAAGTTATCGATTAATGAATGGAATGGCCATGTAAAACCACAGGTCATTATTGAAGATATGAAGGTTGATGAATGGCAGCTCTTTGATTTAAGAGGGCTGAATGATCCCTGGAAGCAAATGGAACATCTTGCGCCTGAAACAGTGCTAGTAACCATGTGGAATAAAGAATCCGGAGAAATGGCTAAAAAACTTCCTGATAACTGGGAAATTCTTCAGCTGCCGGAAGGTCCAGAACATACAGTGACAGATCTTACGAAAAAGAATGTTTTACTGTTTGATTTACCCGGGAGTATGGAAGACCTGAAAGAACTCTTCCAGAAGCACGGTAAACCAGGAAGGATTTATGCAGCATTCATACATGATAAAGATCACTTTTTTGAAATGCTCCCAACAAGAGATCACTTTAAGTGGTTCTACGCATTTTTAATTAAACGAAAGTCCTTTAATTTACAGGAGAATGCTGAAAGTCTTTCTGCTCATAAAGGCTGGCCCGTAACGGCAGTTCATTTTATATGTAAGGTGTTTTTTGAACTGGGATTTGTTACAATAAACAATGGAGTTGTTGAGCTTAAAGATAACCCTGAAAAGAAGGATTTGACAGAATCAGCTTCATACAGGCGTCAGCTTGAGCAGAGCGACATAGAAGACAAGCTGTTTTATTCATCCAATGCTGATCTGAAACAGCTCTTCGAAGGTCTGCTGGAGGAAACTTCATTTCCTGTATCAGCGGAGTAA
- a CDS encoding adenine phosphoribosyltransferase encodes MDFKEYITVVPDWPKEGIKFKDITTLMDNGAVYKKAIDEMADFAREKDIDIVVGPEARGFVVGCPIAYALEVGFAPVRKEGKLPRDVIKVDYGLEYGKDSLSMHKDAIKPGQKVLIADDLLATGGTIEATIKMVEDLGGIVAGIAFMIELSYLDGRDKLENYDVYSLMTY; translated from the coding sequence ATGGATTTTAAAGAGTATATAACAGTAGTGCCGGACTGGCCAAAAGAAGGTATAAAATTTAAAGATATCACTACTTTGATGGATAATGGAGCAGTTTATAAAAAGGCAATTGATGAAATGGCGGACTTTGCCCGGGAAAAAGATATTGATATCGTCGTTGGCCCGGAAGCCCGTGGGTTCGTTGTAGGCTGTCCTATCGCATATGCGCTTGAGGTAGGCTTTGCTCCTGTTCGTAAAGAGGGAAAGCTTCCAAGAGATGTCATTAAAGTGGACTACGGACTTGAATACGGTAAAGATTCATTAAGCATGCACAAGGACGCCATTAAGCCTGGACAGAAGGTACTTATTGCCGATGACCTTCTTGCTACTGGCGGTACGATTGAAGCGACAATCAAAATGGTTGAAGATCTTGGCGGCATCGTAGCAGGTATTGCATTTATGATCGAGCTCAGCTATCTGGATGGCCGTGATAAGCTGGAAAACTACGATGTATACTCTCTTATGACTTATTAA
- a CDS encoding bifunctional (p)ppGpp synthetase/guanosine-3',5'-bis(diphosphate) 3'-pyrophosphohydrolase has protein sequence MTYEQVLEKASEYLSDKDVAFLREAYKLAESAHSEQFRKSGEPYIWHPVQVAGILTELGMDPNTIAAAFLHDVVEDTDISLDVLEDKFGKEVAMLVDGVTKLGKIKYKSKEEQQAENHRKMFVAMAKDIRVILIKLADRLHNMRTLKHLPPEKQRRIANETLEIFAPLAHRLGISKIKWELEDTALRYLNPQQYYRIVNLMKKKRAEREQYIEELQNKIKERLEKLEVKAEIHGRAKHIYSIYRKMALQNKQFNEIYDLLAVRIIVSSIKDCYAVLGIIHTHWKPMPGRFKDYIAMPKANMYQSLHTTVIGPKGDPLEVQIRSEEMHKIAEFGVAAHWAYKEGKTLDSKETLETKMSWFREILEWQNDTSDAQEFMESLKIDLFSDMVFVFTPKGDVIELPKGSVPLDFAYRIHTEVGNRCIGAKVNGKMVPLDYKLQTGDIVEVLTSKHSYGPSQDWLKVTQSSHAKNKIRQWFKKERREENVDKGREMVEKELEKKGYSQKEALTAENINRVANKFNFTAEEDMYAAVGYGGITASQIVTRLTDNIRKKQDELNENQTLTEAVEELKKYEPTKKASTGVRVKGIDNLLIRLSRCCTPVPGDDIVGYITKGRGVSIHRSDCPNINTEEANTRLLPVEWEGTKEQSKNYNVDIEISGYDRRGLLNEVLQAVAETKTNINAVSGRSDKNKMATINMTISIQNVAHLQKVVERIKQISDIYSVRRIMH, from the coding sequence ATGACTTATGAACAGGTGCTAGAAAAGGCAAGTGAATATTTATCTGATAAAGATGTCGCTTTTTTAAGGGAAGCGTATAAATTGGCGGAGTCTGCCCACAGTGAACAATTTCGTAAGTCAGGTGAGCCTTATATTTGGCATCCGGTTCAAGTTGCAGGAATATTAACTGAGCTTGGTATGGACCCGAATACTATCGCAGCGGCTTTTCTTCATGATGTAGTGGAAGATACAGATATTTCGCTGGATGTCCTTGAAGATAAATTCGGTAAAGAAGTAGCCATGCTCGTTGATGGTGTCACAAAACTTGGAAAGATTAAATATAAATCCAAAGAAGAACAGCAGGCGGAAAACCACAGGAAAATGTTCGTGGCTATGGCAAAAGATATCCGTGTCATTTTAATTAAGCTCGCGGACAGACTTCATAATATGCGGACGTTAAAACATCTGCCTCCTGAAAAACAGCGGAGAATCGCAAATGAAACACTGGAAATCTTCGCGCCCCTCGCGCACAGACTTGGTATTTCAAAAATCAAGTGGGAACTTGAAGATACTGCTTTAAGGTATTTAAACCCGCAGCAGTATTACAGAATCGTCAATCTCATGAAAAAGAAACGTGCGGAACGTGAGCAATACATTGAAGAACTGCAGAACAAAATCAAAGAGCGCCTCGAAAAACTGGAAGTAAAGGCTGAAATTCACGGACGGGCAAAACATATTTACAGCATCTACAGAAAAATGGCTCTGCAGAACAAACAATTTAATGAAATTTATGATCTCCTTGCGGTGCGTATCATTGTAAGCAGTATAAAAGACTGTTACGCCGTACTTGGCATTATCCATACACACTGGAAGCCAATGCCTGGAAGGTTTAAAGATTACATCGCCATGCCAAAGGCGAATATGTATCAATCCCTTCATACGACAGTGATCGGGCCTAAAGGCGACCCTCTGGAAGTCCAGATCCGCTCCGAGGAGATGCACAAGATTGCTGAATTTGGGGTTGCGGCACACTGGGCGTATAAAGAAGGCAAAACATTGGACTCAAAAGAAACGCTGGAGACAAAGATGTCGTGGTTCCGTGAAATTCTTGAATGGCAGAATGATACGAGTGATGCACAGGAGTTTATGGAATCCCTGAAAATTGATCTGTTCAGCGATATGGTATTTGTCTTTACTCCTAAGGGAGATGTCATTGAACTGCCTAAAGGTTCGGTGCCCCTCGATTTTGCTTACAGGATTCATACGGAAGTAGGCAATCGCTGCATAGGAGCGAAAGTTAACGGCAAGATGGTTCCTCTTGACTACAAACTGCAGACTGGGGACATTGTGGAGGTTCTTACTTCCAAGCATTCCTACGGACCGAGTCAGGACTGGCTGAAAGTAACCCAGAGTTCACATGCAAAAAATAAGATCAGGCAATGGTTCAAAAAAGAACGCCGGGAAGAAAATGTGGATAAAGGCCGGGAAATGGTCGAGAAAGAGCTGGAGAAAAAAGGCTACTCCCAAAAAGAAGCTTTAACTGCTGAAAACATTAACAGGGTTGCCAATAAATTTAATTTTACAGCAGAAGAGGATATGTATGCAGCTGTAGGGTACGGGGGGATAACTGCTTCCCAGATTGTTACGCGGCTGACAGACAACATCCGAAAAAAACAGGATGAGCTGAATGAAAACCAGACACTCACGGAAGCGGTAGAAGAGTTAAAAAAATACGAACCAACCAAAAAAGCAAGCACTGGTGTACGGGTGAAGGGAATAGACAATTTATTAATCCGTCTTTCACGCTGCTGCACACCTGTTCCAGGCGATGATATCGTCGGTTATATCACGAAAGGCCGGGGAGTATCCATCCATCGCAGCGACTGTCCTAACATTAATACAGAAGAAGCGAATACCCGCCTTCTTCCGGTAGAATGGGAAGGGACGAAGGAGCAGTCCAAGAATTATAATGTGGATATCGAAATCTCAGGCTACGACCGCCGTGGCCTGTTAAATGAAGTCCTGCAGGCAGTAGCGGAAACGAAGACGAATATTAATGCCGTCTCCGGCCGGTCTGACAAAAATAAAATGGCTACAATTAATATGACTATATCGATTCAGAACGTTGCTCATCTGCAGAAAGTTGTTGAGCGGATTAAACAAATTTCCGATATATATTCAGTAAGAAGAATTATGCACTAA